One segment of Streptomyces sp. XD-27 DNA contains the following:
- a CDS encoding TetR/AcrR family transcriptional regulator, giving the protein MSVTTDEDTAATTARPRRRQARGERRIQQLLGAAAEVFCRSGYTAASTNAIAREAGVSPGTLYQYFPNKEAIAIELGERLFHQMRETHGQVLTVEKAALPLDEMLDAALDPMIAFNCQNPAFLALIHSSDVPGKFVEEHDALHASLLTRVEELLAAYHPDLDADQRTRTATMTFALFKAGLELVLSHEGAERQAYITELKASLYRYLAPVIGTEGRALPSRNTP; this is encoded by the coding sequence ATGAGCGTGACGACCGACGAGGACACCGCGGCCACGACAGCCAGGCCGCGCCGCAGACAGGCGCGCGGCGAGCGCCGCATACAGCAGCTGCTCGGCGCCGCCGCGGAGGTGTTCTGCCGCTCCGGCTACACCGCGGCGAGCACCAACGCCATCGCCCGCGAGGCCGGAGTCTCCCCCGGCACGCTGTACCAGTACTTCCCGAACAAGGAAGCCATCGCCATCGAGCTGGGCGAGCGCCTGTTCCACCAGATGCGGGAGACCCACGGACAGGTGCTGACGGTGGAGAAGGCCGCGCTCCCGCTCGACGAGATGCTGGACGCCGCCCTCGACCCGATGATCGCGTTCAACTGCCAGAACCCCGCGTTCCTGGCCCTCATCCACAGCTCCGACGTGCCGGGGAAGTTCGTGGAGGAACACGACGCCCTGCACGCCTCGCTGCTCACCCGGGTCGAGGAACTGCTCGCCGCCTACCACCCCGACCTGGACGCGGACCAGCGCACCCGCACGGCCACGATGACCTTCGCCCTGTTCAAGGCGGGACTGGAACTCGTGCTGTCACACGAGGGCGCGGAGCGGCAGGCGTACATCACCGAGCTCAAGGCTTCCCTGTATCGCTACCTGGCCCCCGTGATCGGCACCGAGGGCCGCGCCCTGCCGTCGCGGAATACCCCCTAG
- a CDS encoding heavy-metal-associated domain-containing protein, translated as MTTEAGSVTTVYQITGMTCGHCEGAVSEEISTITGVDSVKAVAATGQVTVVSAAPLDDEAVRAAVDEAGYELVGRA; from the coding sequence ATGACCACCGAGGCGGGTTCCGTGACCACCGTGTACCAGATCACCGGCATGACCTGCGGCCACTGCGAGGGCGCGGTCTCCGAGGAGATCTCCACCATCACCGGGGTCGACTCCGTCAAGGCCGTCGCCGCCACCGGGCAGGTCACCGTCGTCTCCGCCGCACCGCTGGACGACGAGGCCGTGCGCGCGGCGGTCGACGAGGCGGGGTACGAACTCGTCGGCCGGGCCTGA